In Rhodothermales bacterium, the following are encoded in one genomic region:
- a CDS encoding PTS sugar transporter subunit IIA, with protein MFEIAQLLTSKTVRVQLPGSTKAEVLKHLLELLEDDPRIGDFERVREAVLVREALMSTGVGKGLALPHARTSAVDEIVAAFATSAHPVPFDAIDGEPVQLYFLLVGPENARSEHIKTMSRVSRLMNEAAFREQLLAAKSAAAIIALFEESERNLG; from the coding sequence GTGTTCGAAATCGCCCAGTTGTTAACATCGAAGACGGTGCGCGTCCAGCTTCCGGGGAGCACGAAGGCCGAGGTGTTGAAACACCTCCTCGAGCTTCTGGAAGACGATCCCCGGATTGGCGATTTTGAGCGGGTCCGGGAGGCCGTCCTGGTTCGCGAGGCGTTGATGTCCACCGGCGTTGGTAAAGGACTCGCTCTGCCCCATGCACGGACGTCGGCTGTTGACGAAATTGTCGCCGCATTTGCCACCTCGGCCCACCCCGTGCCATTCGATGCGATCGATGGGGAGCCTGTGCAGCTTTATTTTTTGCTCGTCGGGCCCGAAAACGCCCGATCCGAGCATATAAAGACCATGAGCCGCGTATCCCGACTGATGAACGAAGCCGCCTTTCGTGAGCAGTTGCTGGCGGCGAAATCGGCCGCGGCCATCATCGCCCTGTTTGAAGAAAGCGAACGAAACCTGGGATGA
- the rlmB gene encoding 23S rRNA (guanosine(2251)-2'-O)-methyltransferase RlmB: MNETTRTVLIGRKPVKEALINQPRSIDKILLTKTSGWPEIDAIRAEASRNGVPVQYAPDVRLDKECGRANHQGVVAFVSGVDYRDLDDMLREVAPTRDDVTEKQPILLALDRVEDPHNLGAILRSALAAGVAGVVVPDQRMAPLNAAAMKASAGAAMRLPIARVTRLADALYLMKERGYWVVGADASGEATIWSYDWRRPVVIVVGSEGAGLHPSVLEQCDALVSIPLYGPMESLNVSVASALTVYAAAKQRHEA, translated from the coding sequence ATGAACGAGACAACGAGAACGGTCCTGATCGGGCGAAAGCCGGTAAAAGAAGCCCTGATCAATCAGCCGCGGTCCATTGACAAGATTCTGCTGACCAAAACGAGCGGCTGGCCCGAAATCGATGCCATTCGGGCGGAAGCGTCGCGAAACGGCGTGCCCGTGCAGTATGCGCCGGACGTCCGGCTGGATAAAGAATGTGGCCGCGCCAACCACCAGGGGGTGGTCGCTTTTGTCAGCGGCGTCGACTACCGGGACCTCGACGACATGCTGCGGGAGGTGGCCCCGACGCGTGACGATGTGACCGAGAAACAGCCGATCCTTCTCGCGCTCGATCGGGTGGAGGATCCGCACAACCTGGGGGCGATTCTGCGAAGCGCGTTGGCCGCCGGCGTGGCCGGAGTCGTCGTGCCCGATCAACGGATGGCGCCGCTAAATGCCGCGGCCATGAAGGCCAGCGCCGGCGCGGCGATGCGCCTCCCGATCGCCCGCGTTACGCGGCTGGCCGATGCCCTTTATCTGATGAAGGAGCGGGGGTATTGGGTTGTCGGGGCGGATGCGAGCGGCGAGGCTACGATCTGGTCCTACGACTGGCGGCGCCCCGTGGTGATCGTGGTTGGCAGTGAAGGCGCCGGCCTACATCCATCCGTACTCGAACAGTGTGATGCGCTGGTTTCCATCCCGCTGTACGGACCGATGGAGTCGCTCAACGTGTCGGTAGCGAGCGCGCTCACGGTGTATGCGGCGGCGAAGCAGCGGCATGAGGCGTGA
- a CDS encoding M1 family aminopeptidase, with protein sequence MNSTVALRSLMLSLLVLGATCVASAQPIVEQGTLSESSTTHALFTAPAHEMPAQPFDLEHLRVSLRVEMDAGRIFGVATYRVRLVEDSLSTLPFRAESIEVFSVRMGILDGEKTGATFAFSGTDTLHVGLDSLAHTDGPIEVQITYAATPARGLYLHRPAGSRAPTLLWTDAAPESHRFWLPLPFSPADLATSEVLVAVPPDMEVLANGLLSETMPTEDGLVQFHYVQDQQHATYAIGLVVGRFYKYEQSVRLSNGYTVPFAQWVAEERTDDVARTFQETGSILNFLSARFDAVYPWPRYTQVLANDLLIDTLDFTGYTLFNDRFLLDERAILDESPTLPLATALAHQWVGAMLPPDFWADAWIATGLSSYIGLLYLREREGDDAFYAGLHHLAELYFDEGAEYRRPLVWNQWEQPAQLSDAHARAKGAWIFHAIHQQLGDESFWGFLQAFRRARAFSPVNADMLKQSLATWSKTSFESFFDQWVYSAGHPELDVRYRYDPVAESLYVNLSQRQDGYLVPADFDLSLDLEVHTLGSSQRFTLAMNEAEQTASFPLTFAPRFVLVDPDHRYLMTVAVEQTLTAWVAQLRYAPNIMDRLAAVEALGASRNDPALAIGLQPAVQSRPPEAVYTAIVTLLAALPPSENGDRMLMNAFEEESPRIRQTVLEGLARRSDTANATIMALETAETAMSYALQATAVSVLAAVKAPSAEDIVRSALITPSHEERVRLAGMVAIPQVGISTREGVQLASSYTSANQPTELRIGAIRLLAYYARLENKTAATAIASLIDDPSPLVRTAARVAERALSADASADVDSLFSLPHLRREARHSP encoded by the coding sequence ATGAACTCGACCGTAGCGCTCCGCAGCCTCATGCTGTCCTTGCTGGTGCTCGGCGCCACGTGCGTCGCGTCCGCGCAACCGATTGTCGAGCAAGGTACCCTGTCCGAGTCATCCACCACCCACGCGCTGTTCACCGCGCCGGCGCATGAGATGCCGGCCCAGCCGTTTGATCTTGAACATCTACGCGTGTCCCTGCGCGTCGAGATGGACGCCGGCCGCATCTTTGGCGTCGCCACTTACCGCGTTCGTCTCGTTGAGGATTCCCTTTCGACCCTGCCCTTCCGCGCCGAGTCCATCGAGGTCTTCAGTGTGCGCATGGGCATCCTCGACGGGGAAAAAACAGGGGCGACATTCGCCTTCTCCGGCACGGATACCCTGCATGTCGGGCTCGATTCTCTCGCGCACACCGACGGCCCTATCGAGGTTCAGATCACCTACGCTGCCACGCCGGCCCGAGGTCTCTACCTGCACCGGCCGGCCGGTTCACGCGCGCCGACCCTACTCTGGACCGACGCCGCGCCGGAGAGCCACCGTTTCTGGCTGCCGCTGCCCTTCAGCCCGGCCGACCTGGCGACCTCCGAAGTCCTCGTCGCCGTCCCGCCGGATATGGAGGTCCTCGCGAACGGACTCCTGTCAGAAACGATGCCGACCGAAGACGGCCTCGTACAGTTTCATTACGTGCAGGATCAACAACACGCGACCTACGCCATAGGGCTTGTTGTGGGCCGATTCTATAAATATGAACAGTCCGTACGCCTCAGCAACGGCTACACCGTCCCCTTCGCCCAGTGGGTGGCAGAAGAACGGACAGACGACGTGGCGCGAACCTTCCAGGAGACGGGATCGATCCTAAACTTCCTCTCCGCCCGGTTCGACGCCGTTTACCCATGGCCCCGATATACACAGGTACTGGCCAACGACCTCCTGATCGACACGCTGGATTTCACCGGGTACACGCTGTTCAACGACCGCTTCCTGCTCGACGAACGCGCGATCCTGGATGAGTCGCCGACCCTGCCCCTCGCCACGGCCCTCGCCCACCAGTGGGTGGGCGCGATGCTTCCGCCCGATTTCTGGGCGGACGCATGGATCGCCACCGGACTTTCCTCCTACATCGGACTCCTGTACCTCCGCGAGCGCGAGGGGGATGATGCCTTTTACGCCGGCCTCCATCATCTGGCCGAGCTGTACTTCGACGAGGGAGCGGAGTACCGCCGTCCCCTCGTCTGGAATCAATGGGAGCAGCCGGCGCAGCTTTCGGATGCCCATGCCCGAGCCAAGGGGGCCTGGATCTTCCATGCGATCCATCAGCAACTCGGCGATGAGTCGTTCTGGGGCTTTCTCCAAGCCTTCCGCCGCGCCAGGGCGTTTTCGCCCGTGAATGCGGACATGCTGAAACAGTCCCTCGCCACCTGGTCCAAAACGTCGTTTGAGAGCTTTTTCGACCAGTGGGTGTACAGCGCCGGCCACCCCGAGTTGGATGTGCGTTACCGGTACGACCCGGTGGCCGAGTCGCTCTATGTCAACCTCAGCCAGCGACAGGATGGGTACCTGGTGCCGGCGGATTTCGACCTCTCCCTGGACCTCGAGGTCCACACCCTCGGGAGCAGCCAGCGCTTCACCCTCGCCATGAACGAGGCCGAACAGACCGCTTCCTTTCCGCTTACCTTTGCGCCGCGATTTGTGTTGGTCGACCCCGATCATCGCTACCTGATGACGGTTGCTGTGGAGCAGACGCTCACGGCGTGGGTCGCCCAGCTGCGTTACGCCCCGAACATCATGGATCGGCTCGCGGCTGTTGAAGCGCTTGGCGCCTCCCGCAACGATCCCGCGCTGGCGATCGGACTCCAGCCGGCCGTGCAGAGCCGACCGCCCGAAGCGGTCTACACCGCCATCGTTACCCTTCTCGCCGCACTGCCCCCTTCCGAGAACGGGGATCGGATGTTGATGAACGCTTTTGAAGAGGAGAGCCCGCGCATCCGTCAGACCGTATTGGAGGGCCTCGCGCGCCGTTCCGATACCGCCAACGCCACGATCATGGCGCTCGAAACGGCCGAAACAGCGATGAGTTATGCCCTTCAGGCGACGGCCGTAAGCGTTCTGGCCGCTGTAAAAGCGCCCTCCGCCGAGGATATCGTTCGTTCGGCCCTGATCACGCCGTCCCACGAAGAACGTGTGCGTCTCGCCGGCATGGTCGCCATCCCCCAGGTGGGGATATCGACGCGGGAAGGGGTACAGCTGGCGTCGTCCTATACGTCCGCCAACCAACCGACCGAACTTCGAATCGGTGCCATCCGCCTCCTGGCGTATTACGCGCGGCTGGAGAACAAGACGGCCGCAACGGCCATCGCATCGCTGATCGACGACCCCTCTCCGCTCGTCCGTACCGCCGCGCGCGTCGCCGAGAGGGCCTTGAGTGCCGACGCCAGCGCCGACGTTGACTCCTTATTTTCCCTACCCCATCTCCGGCGCGAAGCACGACACAGCCCCTGA
- the hisS gene encoding histidine--tRNA ligase, with product MSSRLKNITGTFDILPAGASREGVHAQGAAEWRYIEHRIRSIFERFQFEEIRTPILEPTELIARGIGQLTDIVSKEMFAFEREDTQYVLRPELTAPVMRAYLQHRMDQLGGAQKLFYIGPCFRAERPQKGRYRQFHQFGAEVIGVEAPMADAETIAVMMAIYHDFGVTNQRLRINSLGDAASRPRYRDALRAYFEPFKADLTETSLARLDKNPMRILDTKNEKERRLLDGAPRLVDFIDSESQEHYEAVKAYLADAGVAYIEDPFLVRGLDYYTRTAFELESDELGAQSALAGGGRYDLLAREIGEEVGVPAVGFAAGIERLFLAIEALGHAFPERSHPDVALVALGEAAGRWAFIQALALRASGLAVSVDLQGRSMKAQMRDANRSGARYVVIVGDTELAQRAAPVKHMATGNQESVAIDALAPYLTSHAPQGA from the coding sequence ATGAGCAGCCGTCTGAAGAATATTACCGGTACCTTCGACATCCTGCCGGCCGGCGCAAGCCGCGAGGGGGTCCATGCCCAGGGCGCGGCCGAATGGCGGTACATCGAACACCGTATCCGGTCGATCTTCGAGCGCTTCCAGTTCGAAGAGATTCGCACGCCAATCCTCGAACCCACCGAGTTGATCGCCCGGGGTATCGGCCAGCTGACGGATATCGTCTCAAAGGAAATGTTCGCCTTCGAGCGGGAGGACACCCAGTATGTGCTTCGGCCGGAACTGACGGCGCCGGTCATGCGCGCCTATCTACAGCATCGCATGGACCAGCTCGGCGGTGCGCAGAAACTATTTTACATCGGCCCCTGCTTTCGGGCCGAGCGGCCTCAGAAGGGCCGCTACCGCCAGTTTCATCAGTTTGGCGCCGAGGTGATCGGGGTCGAAGCTCCCATGGCGGATGCGGAGACGATTGCGGTCATGATGGCCATCTACCACGATTTCGGTGTAACGAATCAGCGCCTACGGATTAACTCCCTCGGCGACGCCGCCAGCCGGCCGCGATACCGCGATGCGCTCCGGGCCTACTTCGAGCCATTCAAGGCCGATCTTACCGAGACCAGCCTGGCCCGGCTCGACAAAAACCCGATGCGTATCCTCGACACCAAAAACGAGAAGGAACGTCGGCTTCTCGACGGCGCTCCGCGCCTGGTGGATTTTATCGACTCCGAAAGCCAGGAGCATTACGAGGCCGTCAAAGCGTACCTTGCCGATGCGGGCGTCGCTTATATCGAGGATCCCTTTTTGGTTCGTGGGCTCGATTATTACACCCGAACGGCGTTCGAACTCGAGAGTGACGAACTGGGCGCCCAGAGCGCGCTGGCCGGCGGTGGGCGGTACGACCTCCTGGCCCGAGAGATCGGCGAAGAGGTCGGTGTGCCGGCGGTCGGCTTCGCTGCCGGCATCGAGCGCCTCTTCCTCGCGATTGAAGCCCTCGGCCACGCCTTCCCGGAACGCTCTCATCCCGACGTCGCCCTGGTGGCGCTCGGAGAAGCGGCCGGACGGTGGGCGTTTATCCAGGCGCTGGCGCTCCGCGCCTCCGGTCTGGCTGTCAGTGTCGATCTCCAGGGTCGCTCCATGAAAGCCCAGATGCGCGACGCCAATCGCTCCGGCGCGCGGTACGTGGTGATCGTGGGCGACACCGAACTCGCGCAGCGCGCCGCGCCCGTCAAGCACATGGCCACCGGCAACCAGGAGTCCGTCGCGATCGACGCCCTGGCGCCGTATCTGACGTCTCACGCGCCGCAGGGGGCTTAA
- a CDS encoding prolipoprotein diacylglyceryl transferase: protein MYPRLSDIFRDLFGFELPFPIFSFGAMVAIGAMTAGWLLGKELDRYYGMGRIGGVLMKVDGKGKKGRTGMQKVAPSNVVWVVTMIALGAGFAGAKLFHILENLDQFARGPLAMIFSSGGFTFYGGLVVATIVIVWYLRKKGLSVPIFADSLAPGLMIAYGIGRLGCHLAGDGDWGIASDIASKPFWLPMWMWAETYPNNILGANLSQAPVYPTPIYEFLACTLLAGLLWSVRKHPFQAGWLFSLYLSLNGIERYLIEQIRVNNTFDLFGIVFTQAEMIAVVLFGLGVFGLIRFSRRPPTHGDERDNENGPDRAKAGKRSPDQSAAVH, encoded by the coding sequence ATGTATCCACGACTCAGCGACATCTTCCGGGACCTGTTCGGGTTTGAACTCCCGTTTCCGATCTTTTCGTTTGGCGCCATGGTGGCGATCGGCGCGATGACCGCCGGCTGGCTGCTCGGGAAAGAGCTGGACCGCTACTACGGGATGGGGCGGATCGGCGGGGTATTGATGAAGGTGGACGGGAAGGGCAAAAAAGGCCGTACCGGCATGCAGAAGGTGGCGCCCTCCAATGTGGTATGGGTCGTGACGATGATCGCCCTCGGTGCGGGGTTCGCCGGCGCAAAACTCTTTCACATTCTCGAAAATCTCGACCAGTTTGCCCGCGGCCCACTTGCGATGATCTTCTCTTCGGGCGGGTTTACCTTTTATGGCGGCCTGGTCGTGGCCACCATCGTGATCGTGTGGTATCTGCGCAAGAAGGGGTTAAGTGTACCCATTTTCGCGGATAGCCTGGCGCCGGGGCTCATGATCGCCTACGGGATCGGGCGACTGGGGTGCCACCTGGCCGGCGATGGGGACTGGGGCATCGCGAGCGACATCGCCAGCAAGCCGTTCTGGCTGCCGATGTGGATGTGGGCCGAGACGTATCCGAACAACATTCTGGGCGCTAACCTGTCTCAAGCGCCCGTATACCCGACGCCCATCTATGAATTCCTGGCCTGCACGCTGCTGGCCGGGTTGCTCTGGAGCGTTCGAAAACACCCCTTTCAAGCCGGCTGGCTGTTTTCGCTCTATCTGTCCCTCAATGGCATCGAACGGTATTTGATTGAACAGATCCGGGTGAATAACACCTTTGATCTCTTCGGCATCGTGTTCACTCAGGCTGAGATGATCGCTGTCGTCCTCTTCGGACTCGGCGTGTTCGGGCTCATCCGCTTTTCGCGTAGACCACCAACCCACGGCGATGAACGAGACAACGAGAACGGTCCTGATCGGGCGAAAGCCGGTAAAAGAAGCCCTGATCAATCAGCCGCGGTCCATTGA
- a CDS encoding lysylphosphatidylglycerol synthase transmembrane domain-containing protein → MKRFLSYSISLLLGGVLLYLALRGVALGDLGDALARARYVWLLPLLAVIVFAHALRAYRWKMLIEALPPQGASAPTATVSFRTAFLSVLIGYLVNLATPRLGEVVRSANLARQENLRISGVLGTVVIERLLDSLVLLLALVATFALYLDHLAFLDESLWRPFLGALGRISAVSYALATTFGLGAIILAIRAARRSDHRLMRRLRKAALSFRDGMYTLHRSPRRMIMLTTTVAMWGAYVMMAYLPLLMLDMTARYDLGLVDAFAIMVFGSLGIAVPAPGGTGSYHYIIKLALMHVFGIDAADAVVYAVLSHGIQLVLYTLLGAAALVLQGVSWQVLRTDTVESPRKAL, encoded by the coding sequence ATGAAGCGCTTTCTGTCGTACAGTATCAGCCTGCTCCTTGGCGGTGTGTTGTTGTATCTGGCCTTGCGCGGCGTGGCTCTCGGCGACTTGGGGGACGCTCTCGCACGGGCCCGGTATGTATGGCTTCTGCCGCTCTTAGCCGTCATCGTGTTCGCCCACGCCCTGCGGGCGTACCGGTGGAAGATGTTGATTGAAGCGCTTCCCCCACAGGGCGCGTCCGCGCCAACGGCAACGGTCTCTTTCCGCACCGCGTTCCTGTCCGTGCTGATCGGCTATCTGGTAAACCTGGCCACGCCGCGACTCGGCGAGGTGGTGCGCTCGGCCAACCTGGCCAGGCAGGAAAACCTGCGGATCAGTGGCGTGCTCGGCACGGTCGTGATCGAGCGGCTACTGGATAGCCTGGTGCTCTTGCTTGCGCTCGTAGCCACGTTCGCACTGTATCTGGACCACCTGGCTTTCCTCGATGAAAGCTTGTGGCGTCCGTTCCTGGGTGCGCTTGGGCGAATCTCCGCCGTCAGCTATGCACTGGCAACCACCTTCGGCCTCGGCGCCATCATCCTCGCCATCCGCGCCGCGCGGCGGAGCGACCACCGCCTCATGCGCCGACTCCGCAAGGCCGCTCTTTCGTTTCGAGATGGGATGTACACGTTGCACCGCTCGCCGCGACGGATGATCATGCTAACCACCACCGTGGCGATGTGGGGCGCCTACGTGATGATGGCTTACCTCCCGTTATTAATGCTGGATATGACGGCCCGCTACGATCTCGGCCTGGTCGATGCGTTCGCCATCATGGTCTTCGGCTCGCTGGGCATCGCCGTGCCGGCGCCAGGGGGTACAGGCTCGTATCACTACATCATCAAGCTCGCCCTGATGCACGTTTTCGGAATCGACGCCGCCGACGCGGTCGTCTACGCCGTACTCTCCCACGGCATTCAGCTCGTCTTGTACACCCTACTCGGAGCCGCCGCCCTGGTGCTCCAGGGCGTATCTTGGCAGGTACTTCGCACGGATACGGTTGAATCTCCGAGGAAAGCGCTGTAA
- a CDS encoding outer membrane lipoprotein carrier protein LolA has product MKRLHRRTNVHLAAYAVLYLVHSLLSLPLLHAQSPEEMLGRLKATYRDDVAIRADFSQQLTSPDGERLPGVEGTIVLLGDRYRVDTDGQTLVTNGETTWIYNRYENQVLVHYYVDDPSTFSLSDFLFAFDTHYEILETNLKYLDGVRHQVLTLRPLAEESFFREVTLWMRDTDSVITRLRVLDMNEAELDFGLEHLEFDPPLAGDPFTFEPPDGVEVIDLRAE; this is encoded by the coding sequence ATGAAGCGTCTCCACCGCCGCACCAACGTCCATCTCGCTGCCTACGCTGTACTATATTTAGTGCACTCCCTACTGAGTCTGCCACTGCTCCACGCCCAATCGCCCGAAGAGATGCTCGGCCGGCTCAAAGCAACATACCGGGATGACGTGGCGATCCGGGCGGACTTCAGCCAGCAACTCACGTCCCCCGATGGCGAGCGCCTGCCGGGTGTGGAAGGAACGATCGTACTCCTGGGCGACCGGTACCGGGTCGATACCGACGGGCAGACCCTCGTCACGAACGGCGAGACGACCTGGATCTACAACCGATACGAGAACCAGGTACTGGTCCATTATTATGTGGACGATCCCTCGACCTTTTCGCTGAGCGACTTCCTGTTCGCCTTCGACACGCATTACGAAATCCTCGAGACGAATCTGAAGTACCTGGACGGCGTTCGACACCAGGTGCTCACGCTTCGGCCGCTCGCGGAGGAATCGTTTTTCCGGGAGGTCACGCTCTGGATGCGAGATACAGACAGCGTGATCACGCGGCTCCGCGTGCTGGACATGAACGAGGCCGAGTTGGACTTTGGCCTCGAGCACCTCGAGTTCGATCCACCCCTCGCCGGCGATCCCTTCACCTTCGAGCCGCCCGATGGCGTCGAGGTCATCGACCTTCGCGCCGAATAG
- the dprA gene encoding DNA-processing protein DprA: MPHVPDDSPDEQRALIALSLVPGVGPGRIRLLVNAFGSAAEALEAPRAALARLEGFGGITADAIVKFDGYDLVEEQWRRACQVEARMVTEWDPLYPEALRTIYDPPVFLWMRGEAVAADQRAIAIVGTRKPSEYGKRMSERFAGELAERGYTIVSGLAYGVDAIAHAAALQAGGRTLAVLGSGADWIYPARNLPLAMRIQAAGAIFSEYPLGARPDAVHFPRRNRIVSGLSLGTLVVEAYEKGGALITAGLALEQNREVFAIPSALTNAAGAGANRLIQRGHAKLVQSVDDVLIEIEPAFEAKSTPTAPPLDLNPTERQLYEALASEPIHIDTLCARTGFDTSTALVYLLSLEFKGLVFQMAGKQFYISDRAR, encoded by the coding sequence ATGCCCCACGTACCCGACGACTCCCCGGATGAACAACGCGCGCTGATCGCGCTGTCGCTGGTGCCCGGCGTGGGACCCGGCAGGATCAGACTGCTGGTGAACGCCTTTGGATCTGCCGCCGAGGCGCTTGAGGCGCCGCGCGCCGCGCTGGCGCGGCTGGAGGGATTCGGCGGCATCACCGCGGACGCGATCGTCAAGTTCGATGGGTATGACCTGGTCGAGGAACAATGGCGCCGCGCATGCCAGGTCGAGGCTCGCATGGTCACCGAATGGGACCCCCTCTACCCCGAAGCGCTGCGTACGATCTATGATCCCCCGGTTTTTTTGTGGATGCGCGGTGAGGCCGTGGCGGCAGACCAGCGGGCGATCGCCATCGTCGGGACGCGCAAGCCGTCGGAATACGGGAAGCGGATGAGTGAGCGGTTCGCTGGCGAACTCGCCGAGCGCGGCTATACCATCGTGAGCGGACTGGCCTACGGAGTGGACGCGATCGCCCACGCGGCGGCCCTGCAGGCCGGTGGCCGCACGCTGGCCGTGCTGGGGTCCGGGGCCGATTGGATTTATCCCGCCCGAAATCTCCCGCTGGCCATGCGCATCCAGGCGGCTGGCGCCATCTTCTCCGAGTACCCCCTCGGCGCCCGCCCGGATGCCGTGCATTTTCCCCGGCGCAACCGGATCGTGAGCGGCTTGTCGCTCGGTACACTGGTGGTCGAGGCCTATGAAAAAGGCGGCGCGCTGATCACGGCCGGCCTGGCGCTGGAGCAGAACCGCGAGGTGTTCGCCATCCCGAGCGCATTGACCAACGCGGCCGGAGCGGGAGCCAACCGGCTCATCCAGCGCGGCCACGCCAAACTTGTGCAATCGGTGGACGACGTGCTTATCGAGATCGAGCCGGCGTTTGAAGCGAAATCAACCCCGACAGCGCCGCCGCTCGATCTGAATCCCACCGAGCGGCAGCTTTACGAGGCGCTTGCTTCAGAACCGATACACATCGATACCCTGTGCGCGCGTACCGGCTTCGATACCTCGACAGCGCTCGTGTATTTGCTCAGCCTCGAATTCAAGGGATTGGTGTTTCAGATGGCCGGCAAACAGTTTTATATCAGCGACCGTGCGCGATAA
- a CDS encoding RluA family pseudouridine synthase, whose translation MEMEREETQIILEVPAGYTESERLDVYITGFVANATRTKVQQALQDERVRVNDRVVTRSSYRVQGGDHIVCTVLRQPPVEARPEAIPLEIVYEDAWLLVVNKRAGMVVHPAYGNRTGTLVNALLHHLGAGPISFETEEEEEEEVVVGLSMATARPRGMEGIDIRPGIVHRLDKDTSGLLVVAKDDATHAHLARQFYDRTSRRTYEALVWGEPTPREGVIETSLFRDSRDRRKMAVVPAEKGKRAVTHYALIESFGYTSHLQFRLETGRTHQIRVHAEYLRHPILGDATYGGQEVRFGPQSSKRASFFRNLFERMPRQALHARTLGFTHPKTGVAMDFDSPVPEDMAWVMERLRDVDALLYRGE comes from the coding sequence ATGGAAATGGAGCGCGAGGAGACACAGATCATCCTTGAGGTGCCGGCCGGTTATACCGAGTCCGAGCGCCTGGATGTGTACATCACGGGTTTCGTCGCGAACGCGACGCGGACAAAGGTGCAGCAGGCGCTTCAGGACGAGCGAGTTCGGGTTAACGACCGGGTCGTCACCCGCTCGTCGTACAGAGTCCAGGGCGGCGATCACATCGTCTGCACCGTCCTCCGGCAGCCACCCGTCGAGGCGCGGCCTGAAGCGATACCTCTGGAGATTGTGTATGAGGATGCATGGCTGCTGGTGGTCAACAAACGCGCCGGCATGGTCGTGCATCCCGCCTACGGCAACCGGACGGGTACGCTGGTGAACGCGTTGCTGCACCATCTCGGCGCCGGACCGATATCGTTCGAAACGGAAGAGGAGGAGGAAGAGGAGGTCGTGGTCGGCCTTTCGATGGCCACGGCGCGCCCGAGAGGTATGGAGGGAATCGATATCCGGCCCGGAATCGTGCATCGGTTGGACAAGGACACCTCGGGCCTGCTCGTGGTCGCCAAGGACGACGCCACCCACGCCCACCTCGCAAGGCAGTTCTACGACCGCACGAGCCGTCGCACGTACGAGGCGCTCGTCTGGGGAGAGCCAACGCCGCGCGAGGGCGTGATCGAGACGTCGCTGTTTCGGGACAGTCGGGATCGGCGGAAGATGGCGGTGGTGCCGGCGGAAAAAGGCAAACGCGCCGTCACGCACTACGCACTGATCGAATCGTTCGGTTATACCTCGCACCTCCAGTTCAGGCTGGAAACCGGGCGCACGCACCAGATACGCGTCCACGCCGAATATCTCCGGCATCCAATCCTCGGGGACGCCACCTATGGCGGGCAAGAGGTTCGGTTCGGACCGCAAAGCTCCAAACGAGCGTCGTTTTTTCGTAACTTGTTCGAGCGCATGCCGCGGCAGGCGCTGCATGCCCGCACCCTTGGGTTTACCCACCCCAAAACTGGCGTGGCCATGGATTTTGACTCACCGGTGCCCGAGGACATGGCGTGGGTGATGGAACGCCTCCGCGATGTCGACGCCCTGTTGTACCGCGGCGAGTAG